In Helianthus annuus cultivar XRQ/B chromosome 3, HanXRQr2.0-SUNRISE, whole genome shotgun sequence, a single window of DNA contains:
- the LOC110931304 gene encoding disease resistance protein RUN1-like, producing MAFTCVGFSRPNRTRFDVFLSFRGEDTRHSFTDHLYEALKRAGIRTFRDDDDIKRGSYLEPEIVKAIENSKASVIVLSENYAKSRWCLEELSLILEQKRTNNHFVLAVFYHVDPSDVRNQRGCFAIERSKWIEVDVNRWKSALTEAANLKGMVASGSETKFIADIVDTINNQQAMKLTSRLSNLTGVEIRAIYINSWLKDEPCNNVLAICGMGVLMHFVWMWLGSVRFGSRPTPRHSSVVRTGEPHTNDEDTRMIQLNIDDIMTSSHAILKCKNYQSEMHTSKYTNISK from the exons ATGGCCTTTACTTGCGTGGGTTTTTCACGCCCAAACCGTACAAGGTTTGATGTTTTCCTAAGCTTTAGAGGTGAAGATACTCGTCATTCATTTACAGATCATCTCTATGAAGCATTAAAACGAGCAGGAATTCGTACATTTAGGGATGATGATGACATCAAAAGAGGATCATACTTAGAACCCGAAATTGTTAAAGCAATCGAAAATTCAAAGGCTTCAGTGATTGTATTGTCAGAAAACTATGCCAAATCCAGATGGTGCCTTGAGGAGCTTTCGTTGATCCTCGAACAAAAGAGGACGAACAATCATTTCGTTTTGGCAGTATTTTATCATGTTGATCCCTCTGATGTCAGGAACCAACGAGGATGTTTTGCCATAGAACGGTCAAAGTGGATAGAAGTCGATGTAAATAGGTGGAAGTCAGCCCTAACGGAGGCTGCCAATTTGAAAGGAATGGTTGCTTCAGG GTCTGAAACAAAATTCATTGCAGATATTGTTGATACAATTAACAATCAACAAGCTATGAAACTTACTAGTAGACTAAGCAATCTAACTGGAGTGGAGATTCGAGCTATATATATCAATTCCTGGTTGAAAGATGAGCCCTGCAACAACGTATTAGCAATTTGTGGAATGGGAGTGTTGATGCACTTTGTGTGGATGTGgcttggttcggttcggttcggttcaagACCGACGccgcgacattcctccgtcgtgcgaaCCGGAGAACCACACACAAATGACGAAGACACGAGAATGATTCAGTTGAATATTGATGATATCATGACATCATCACATGCAATATTGAAATGCAAAAATTATCAATCTGAAATGCATACATCGAAATACACAAATATATCGAAATAG